A window of Blautia argi genomic DNA:
GGACTCTGCAAAAAAAGAAGTTAAATACACAGAAATTGAAAAATACAGCTGCCTGGAATTTCTCAGAAAAAATTCTGTGGAGCTTTACCTGAACTACTGCGGAAAGGAAACCTGTCCTCCCAGCCATACCTATGGTCCGGCAAGCCGCCAGGAATATCTTCTCCATTATGTTATTGACGGAGAAGGCACCTTTATTGCCAATGACACCACTTATCACTTGAAAAAACACGATGCTTTTCTGATTTTCCCGGAAGAAATCACTACCTATACGGCAGATTCCAGCTACCCCTGGACTTATGTCTGGATTGCCTTTGATGGAATCAAGGCATGGGAGTGCCTGGAACAGGCAGGTTTTTCAAAAGCAAAAAGAATTGGACATTTCCACAGAGAAACGAAACTCATACATTGTATTGAAACCATATTGGCTTCCCATGAACTCACTTATTACAATGAATTAATCCGGGAAAGCCAGCTCTTTTCTTTTCTGGCAATTTTAATTCAGGAGTACCAGGAATCTACAGCAAACCCTGAAGAAAATCTTGTTCTGCCTCAGCAGTCTTATGTAGATTATGCCATTACATTTATTGAAAACAATTACCAGAAAGAAATCACGGTTCAGGATATTTGTAGCCATGTAGGAATCACCAGAGGATATCTCACTCATATTTTTCAGCAGAGTCTGCATACCTCTCCATATGAATATCTTCTGGGAATACGCATAAATAAAGCATCTTCTTTACTGAAAACTACAAGCCTGCCGATTAACCAGATTTCCCTTATGGTCGGCTATCATGATGCCCTTGCCTTCTCCAAAATTTTCAAGCAGAAAACAGGAATCAGCCCAAGAGCTTTCCGAAGCTCTTCTAACACCCTTGTTTTATCTGACAAAAAAAACCTGTAATTTTTTCTACATACCTTTATCATTCAATGAATTGACACGGTCAGATGTAATATCTGTTTTGTATGACGTCATTTTAACGTAAATACAGCATATATTACATGTTATTTTGTATCTTTTTTATACACATTTGTCAGTTATCGGCTAATTTATTTTACTTCCCCCATATTCCATACAAATTCAGGGCTATCCATTGTCCGTATATCGTCCTTATGGATAGCCCTGAATCTACACATTTTCTATAAAATTTTCCCTTTAAATTCTTTCCAGCACCAGCGGTCCTGCCTTCTGCTCCAGCACCACTTTTTCTCCGCTGCTTTCCAGAACCTCTTCTCCCAGTTTCCATTTTCCCTTTGGAATCCATACTTCCCGTGCAGTCACGCCTTTTTCGTGAATCGGCGCTGCCAGAAGCCTGTCCCCAATCATAAACTGATTCATAATGCGTTCCATACCCTGTCCCGGAAATACATATTCCATATGGCGCACAATGGGTTCTCCTGTTTCATATGCCTGCTGCACAACTTCCAACAGAATCGGCAGATATTTCCCCCTCACCTGCATAGCCGTCAGCACCTTCTGATAATCTTCTTTTCCCAAAATCCGCCAGGGCGCTGCAGAAAACTGCATAACCGGCATAAGCGCAGCAATTTCACAGTATCTCACAAATAGTTCTGCATCAAATTTTCCATTGGTACATTCCTGGAAGTTCAGATACTCGCCCCCGCCAATCATATCCGGGCTTCCAAAAGGGTGTCCGGTAAGCCCCTGTAAAAGCATACCGGTCATCAGTCCGCCTACCCCCTTCTCGTCCCAGGTATGATGCTTGTCGCAAAGACGCTGCATCAGAGAATATCCGCCTGTTTTAAAGCATACGCGCAATTCATTAAACGCATACTGTTCGCCAAAAGCTGCCCACAGTCTTGATAATTCATCTGTGGTAGCCTTTTTATGCAGCTTATCCCCTTCTGTATAGTAAAGGGAATCTCCTGCGTCAAACTTAAATCCGTCAATGCCCAATTCCTGCAAGTCATCTAATTGCGCTTTCAGCCACTGCAAGGCTTCCGGATTGGTTAAATCCAACGCTGCGGAATAGCCGTTCCACCACTCCAAAATTCTGGGCTTTCCTTCCGGTGTTTCGATAAGAAAATGCTTATCCCTGGTTTCTCTGTATTCCACAGTATCCGGAGTAATAAACGGACACAGCCAGAGCATGACCTGGAAGCCCATATCGTGAAGCTGTTTTATCATTCCCTTTGCATCGGCAAAGTTATCTTTCCGAAACTGCCACTTTCCATAGTAGGGGGACCAGCCGTCATCAATCATAAGGATACCTGCCGGAAGTCCATGTTTCAAAATTCCTCTGGCATATTCCAAAACCTTTTCCTGCTCCTGATAAAAGGTTAATTCAATCCAGGTATTATAAACCGGTGCTTCAAAAAATCTTTTAGAAAGCTTTATGTCATGGAACGGAAAATGCTGCTTCATAGCCTCCAGATACGCTCCTCTGAGGGTTCTGAATCCCCCCTTCAAAAGGATTTCACTTCTGCCCTCTGCACGGATTTCTCCTCTGTGAAACTGAATCTGAAAGCCCTCCTCACTCCATATATACCTTCCCTTTGTGGATATGAAAAAAGGCATCATCTGATTTGCTGTGGGATTTTCTCTGTAATCCCATTCTACTGTGTCCTCTGCTCCTACAGGCTGTCTGTAACCCTCGTAAACAGCGCCTCCATACCAAAAACTCATTTTCCAAAAATTTTGCATTCATACGCATTCCTCTTATTCACATAGAATCAGATGAATCTGTACTGCCTGATAATCGTCTCCCATTACCGGTACAGGATAACCGCCGTTCATAAGCGCTGCCCCTGTAAATTTCTTTCCTGTTTCTTCGTCCTGATACCACATATCCGGATTCAGACCTTTTACATACACATTATGCAGCATTGGATTTGCCTTTGTATGAAGCACTACCACATTTACCAGGGCTTCCTTTTTGTCTTCTGACACAAATTCCCATGCCACAATCGGGGATTTTCTGCCGTCATCGGTCAGGCGGTAATACGCGCCGTTTTGAATTAAATCATAATATTTCTTAAATTCCTCTACCTGCGCTTTTACCATCTGTTTGTCCTCTTCAGACAGTTTTGTAATGTCCAGTTCGTATCCAAAGGTTCCTGCCATAGCCACTACACCTCTTGTTTTCATAGATACGCTTCTGCCTGTCTGGTGATTTGGACATACAGATACATGGGCGCCTACGGTAGAAACCGGGTAAGCAAAGGAAGTACCATACTGAATTTCCAGACGTTCCACTGCATCAGTGTCATCGCTGCACCAAATCTGCGGGTGATAATACATCATGCCAGCGTCAAATCTGCCGCCTCCGCCACTGCAGCCCTCAAAAAGTACATTTGGAAATCTCTGTGTGATTTTTTCCAGGAAATCATACAAGCCCAGAATAAAACGGTGGAACACCTCTCCCTGACGCTCTGCCGGAAGAAGTGCTGACCACACGTCTGTCAGATGACGGTTTGCGTCCCATTTTACATATTCAATATTGGAACTTTCCAAAATTTCACACATTCTGTCAAAAATATAAGTTCTCACATCTTCTCTTGAAAAATCCAGAACCAGCTGCTGTCTTCCCCTTGTAGGCGCTCTTCCCGGAATCTTTAAAGCCCAGTCCGGGTGTGCGCGGTATAAATCGCTGTCCTCTGAAATCATTTCCGGCTCAAACCAGATACCAAACTTCAGCCCGATTTCATTTACTCCGTCTACCAGGTCTTTCAGTTTTCCGCCCAGTTTTTCTTCATTTACAAACCAGTCCCCAAGACCACTGACGTCATCATCTCTCTTGCCAAACCAGCCATCGTCCATAACCAGCATCTCAATTCCCAGTTTTTTTGCTTCTCTGGCAATATCCAGCAGCTTTTCTGTATTAAATTTAAAATACGTCGCTTCCCAGTTGTTAATCAGAATCGGACGGCGGGCAGTTTTATACTTGCCTCTGCACACGTTGTAGCGAATGGCTTTATGATAATTTCTGGACAACTGTCCCATGCCCTCCTGGGAAAAGTTCAAAAGAACCTCTGGCGCAACAAAGGACTCCTGAGGCTGAAGTTCAAAATCAAACTGTGCGTCATGGATTCCCATGGTCAGACGGGTACAGTCTGCCTGTGTCACCTCTGCTTCTGCCGCAAAATTTCCACTGTACATAAAAGAAGCGCCGTAGCAGTTTCCATGCTCTTCTCCTGCATCATTATCGCACAGAATCACAAACGGATTGTGCTGATGACTGGAAAATCCTCTTCTGCTTCCCACACTCTGAATTCCATGGTGCAAAGGAGTACGCTCCATAATTCTCTCCATGGCGTGACGTCCGTAGAAATGCACGAAATCCATATCTTTTTTGTTAAAATCCAGACACATGGAATAAACTCTCAAAAGATGAATTTTCTCATCACCCTTGTTCACAATTTTGCAGGCTCTTGTAATCATATCCAGATTTTCAAAAACACCGTAATACAGCACAACTTCCAGATTTTTATACGCGTCCCTCAATACAATTTCCAGAGTTTCTGCCTTTTCATCACCCTGATACATGGCGGGTAAGCCTTCCAGGGCATATTTTCCTTCCTTAATCGCATGGGAAACATATTTCAAATCCGTCACCTGGCTGCCGTCAGCATATCTTACCCGCAGGCAGTCGTTTCTGAAATCTCCGGTTCCGTAAGAAGGATATTCCAAAAGCTGCGTGTCCAGAGAATAGCCCTTATTTGTAATTCCGTCCGGATTTCCGGAAAATCCTCTGTCAATCTCCCTTATCAGGTAGGACATATCCATATCTCCCACATAGGGGCCATAATAAGTATGAATTAAAAAATCTCTGTCCACCTTCATCTGATATGTTGAATGTTTTGTATGCAGAGAAAATATCTGATTATTGTAGAAAATTGCCATTTTTCTGCCTCCCTTTCTAAATCAGGTCAAAATGTTTCATTGCCCTGTAAATTCCGTCTTCCTGTATACTTGTTGTTACATAAGAACAGATTTGTTTCACTGCTTCCTGTGCATTCCCCATGGCAATGCTGTTTGGTACTGCTTCTAACATTGCTCTGTCATTTTCGCTGTCCCCAAACACGTAACAGTCTTCCTTTGATTTTCCCAGATAGTCACAGATAAACTGAATCCCCGTTGCCTTTGAATAATCCTTCTGCACAATTTCATACATACCATGCAGTCTGTCAATGCAAAAAAAGTATTGTGACAGATACTTTAACAGCGCTTCCTTTTTCTCTCCTTCTTCCAGAAACAGAAGAAGCTTGTCATATACCTTTGTTTCACTGCCCAGCACGTCCTCAATATCTCCGCTTTCCACATGAAAAGTGTCCCTTGCCGTCTGCTCCCATTTGGCAGCCTCCGGCATTTTCCAATCCATATAAACTGCATCAGAGGCCTCATAAAAGACAGGAACATGATACATTCTTACCGTTTCTGCCACTTCCCGGCACAGCTTATTGGAAAGTCTTGCTGCCAAAAGCTCCTTTTCTCTGAAAAAGATATGAGTTCCGCAGCCGCAGACATACCCGTCAAAATTCAGATGCAAAATCCTTTCCGGCAGACTTTTCCATGTTCGTCCTGTATTTATAAACAGGAAATGTCCCTGCTCCCTTGCCTGCATAAGAGCTTTCTTTGTACTTTCCGGCATTGTCCCGTCTTCTTCTGTAATCAGCGTTCCGTCTATATCAAAAAACAACAGCTTTTCTTTCATCTATCTGGTCTCCTTTTCGGTATTTTTGTTTCCATTATAGACCTCTTTCAAAAAAACCGTCAATGCGTAAAAGGATTTCTATCATTGCTGTTCT
This region includes:
- a CDS encoding glycoside hydrolase family 31 protein, producing the protein MQNFWKMSFWYGGAVYEGYRQPVGAEDTVEWDYRENPTANQMMPFFISTKGRYIWSEEGFQIQFHRGEIRAEGRSEILLKGGFRTLRGAYLEAMKQHFPFHDIKLSKRFFEAPVYNTWIELTFYQEQEKVLEYARGILKHGLPAGILMIDDGWSPYYGKWQFRKDNFADAKGMIKQLHDMGFQVMLWLCPFITPDTVEYRETRDKHFLIETPEGKPRILEWWNGYSAALDLTNPEALQWLKAQLDDLQELGIDGFKFDAGDSLYYTEGDKLHKKATTDELSRLWAAFGEQYAFNELRVCFKTGGYSLMQRLCDKHHTWDEKGVGGLMTGMLLQGLTGHPFGSPDMIGGGEYLNFQECTNGKFDAELFVRYCEIAALMPVMQFSAAPWRILGKEDYQKVLTAMQVRGKYLPILLEVVQQAYETGEPIVRHMEYVFPGQGMERIMNQFMIGDRLLAAPIHEKGVTAREVWIPKGKWKLGEEVLESSGEKVVLEQKAGPLVLERI
- a CDS encoding HAD family hydrolase — protein: MKEKLLFFDIDGTLITEEDGTMPESTKKALMQAREQGHFLFINTGRTWKSLPERILHLNFDGYVCGCGTHIFFREKELLAARLSNKLCREVAETVRMYHVPVFYEASDAVYMDWKMPEAAKWEQTARDTFHVESGDIEDVLGSETKVYDKLLLFLEEGEKKEALLKYLSQYFFCIDRLHGMYEIVQKDYSKATGIQFICDYLGKSKEDCYVFGDSENDRAMLEAVPNSIAMGNAQEAVKQICSYVTTSIQEDGIYRAMKHFDLI
- a CDS encoding AraC family transcriptional regulator, yielding MDSAKKEVKYTEIEKYSCLEFLRKNSVELYLNYCGKETCPPSHTYGPASRQEYLLHYVIDGEGTFIANDTTYHLKKHDAFLIFPEEITTYTADSSYPWTYVWIAFDGIKAWECLEQAGFSKAKRIGHFHRETKLIHCIETILASHELTYYNELIRESQLFSFLAILIQEYQESTANPEENLVLPQQSYVDYAITFIENNYQKEITVQDICSHVGITRGYLTHIFQQSLHTSPYEYLLGIRINKASSLLKTTSLPINQISLMVGYHDALAFSKIFKQKTGISPRAFRSSSNTLVLSDKKNL
- a CDS encoding alpha-galactosidase, producing MAIFYNNQIFSLHTKHSTYQMKVDRDFLIHTYYGPYVGDMDMSYLIREIDRGFSGNPDGITNKGYSLDTQLLEYPSYGTGDFRNDCLRVRYADGSQVTDLKYVSHAIKEGKYALEGLPAMYQGDEKAETLEIVLRDAYKNLEVVLYYGVFENLDMITRACKIVNKGDEKIHLLRVYSMCLDFNKKDMDFVHFYGRHAMERIMERTPLHHGIQSVGSRRGFSSHQHNPFVILCDNDAGEEHGNCYGASFMYSGNFAAEAEVTQADCTRLTMGIHDAQFDFELQPQESFVAPEVLLNFSQEGMGQLSRNYHKAIRYNVCRGKYKTARRPILINNWEATYFKFNTEKLLDIAREAKKLGIEMLVMDDGWFGKRDDDVSGLGDWFVNEEKLGGKLKDLVDGVNEIGLKFGIWFEPEMISEDSDLYRAHPDWALKIPGRAPTRGRQQLVLDFSREDVRTYIFDRMCEILESSNIEYVKWDANRHLTDVWSALLPAERQGEVFHRFILGLYDFLEKITQRFPNVLFEGCSGGGGRFDAGMMYYHPQIWCSDDTDAVERLEIQYGTSFAYPVSTVGAHVSVCPNHQTGRSVSMKTRGVVAMAGTFGYELDITKLSEEDKQMVKAQVEEFKKYYDLIQNGAYYRLTDDGRKSPIVAWEFVSEDKKEALVNVVVLHTKANPMLHNVYVKGLNPDMWYQDEETGKKFTGAALMNGGYPVPVMGDDYQAVQIHLILCE